GGACGAGCTGCTCGAAGTGGCCGGGGTAGACGAGCCCGGAGGCCTCGAAGAAGGCCAGGTACTGCCCCCGCGCCTGCTGGATCGCCCGGTCCATCAGCTCCCCCGGAGGCCCCTGCACGTGCTGGAAGCGGAAGTCCTCGATGCGCCGGTAGCGCTCCAGGATCTGCACCGCCGCGTCTCCCTCCGTGCCCTCGGGCTCCACCAGGAGCAGCTCGAACGGCCGGTAGCGCTGGCACGTGAGGGAGAACACCGCCTCATCGAGCAGGGGACGCTGGCCGGGCCCGCACCAGAGCACCACGCTCAGCAGGCCCGGCTCCCGCGCGGGGGCGACCGCCGCCACGGGAGCCCGCCGGAGGGCGTACAGGACGATGTCATCACCCGCCCCCGGCTCAAGCTCGCTCAGGAGCCGGTGGAGGGCCTTCTCGGTCCCCGGGGCCAGCGTTCCCATGTGGGCGCCTACGGAGTGGGCCTCCCGGTGCACCACGCGCAGGCCACAGGTGGAGAGGCTGCGCCGGAAGCCCACCTCGGAAGGCCCCGTGCGTCCTGGCGCCCCCTCCAGGAGCGTGGCGAGCAGCGCGTTGGCGGCCCCGGCATTCGCGAAGCCCAGGAGCACCTCCACCTTGGGAAACACCGCGAGGATGGCGCTCGCCAGGTATTCGAGCCCCTCTTGCAGCGAGTTCCCCGTCAGCACGACGTGCGTCGGCGCGAAGCGCTGCAGCGCCTCCAGCTCGGACGCGCCCCCGGCCCACACCGCGCACCCCACGGAGGCCAGCTCGCGGGACAGCCCACCTTCTCCACCGAAGAGGGCCACCCGGCTCTCCGGCGTCACGCGCCCCCGCACGAAGGCACGCAAGGGCTCCACCACCTTCATGTCTTCCAGGGCCTTGCCAAGGGTGTTCACCATCGGGACTCCGCGAACGCATAGAGGTGCCGGAAGTCGGCGATCCGCGCCAGGGCCTCCCCCGGGCGGGACACGGGGGGCACCGCGAACGGCTCGCCGCCCAGGGCGCGGTACTCGGCCAGCCGGGCCTGCAGGAAGGCCTCATCCCCGTACTTGGCCCCGAGCAACGCGGCGCTGCGGCGGACACTGCGCTCGCGGGCCGGGGTCAGCGGCCGGTCCACGGTGTAGTGGTGGATGAGCGCCCGCGGCGCCACGCGGATGGAGAAGCCCGCGGCCCGCGCCCGCCACGAGAGGTCCACGTCCTCACAGTACATGAAGAAGCGCTCGTCGAAGCCGCCCACCTCCCGGTACAGCGCCGCCGTGACGAGCACCATGCACCCCGAGCACCAGGGTGTCTCGTGCGTCAGGGGCACGTAGGGCTTGGGGTGCTCATCCGGGAACAGGCGCGCCTCGACGAGCCCCGTCCGTCCAGGCCGCTCCGCCTCCGCCACCAGCTCCACTAGGCAGCGCGGGTGCGGCACCCCATCCGGGTTGAGGCACACGTAGGCGCGCGTGGCGGGGGACGCGAAGGCCTCCCGCATCAGGCGGTTGTGCGCCGCGCCGAAGCCCAGGTTCTCGCCCGCGAAGCGGTAGGTGTCCTCGGGCACGAGCCGCGCCAGCTCCGCGCGAAGCGCCTCCGTGGGGGAGTTGTCCCACCAGACGGTCTGGAACGCCGGCGCCCCGGGCGTCTCCCGGTTCAACCGCAGCGCCGCGCACAGCCGCTCCAGCTCCCGTGGCGAGTTCTGGTAGAGGACGACCCCCACCCAGAGCGGGGCCCCCTGCCATGGCCCGCCCGCCGTCACGAGCCGACCCACCTCGGCAGAAGCTCCAGCTTGGCGGTCCCCTCGCCCTCCACGCGCCAGCAGTGTGCCGGCCGCGCGATGCCCTCGTCCGCGATGGCCGAAGTCACCGTGAAGGGGCAGACGCCGCGGTGCATGTCATGGCTCTCCCCGGACGCGGAGCGCACGGAGACATCGAAGAGGTAGTCGCCGGCCGTCAGCCCCACGCGCTCGATGAGCAGCACCAGGGAGCCCTGCTTCGCCAGGGGCCGGGGCAAGGGCAGCGCCTCGGCCGCCGTGCTCGTCTGATACACGAGCATCCCATCGGTCCGCCGCAGCGCGACGACGAAGTCCGCGTCCTCCACGGACTGAAACGCCGTGAAGTCCAGGTGGAGCGAGAGCCCCTCCTCCGTATCCACCCGGGAGGTCTCCACGCCATCCCGGCGCGTCAGGCGCACGCCGGAGATCTTCAGCATGGCCGAGGCGTTGGAGGCGGGCTCCGCCGGGGCATCCAGCGAGGGCAAGGCCCCGCCATCGGCGGCGATGGCCGCGGGCACCATCACCTGGAATTGCTCCTCGGCCAGCGCCACGGCACGGCGGTAGTCCTGGACGACTTCTTCCGGAGAGCCAAAGCGGCGGATGCGCCCCGCGTCGAGCCACGCGGCCGTGTCACACCACTTCTCGATGGTCAGCAGATCGTGCGTGACGAGGACGATGGTCTTCCCGGCCTTCTTGAACTCCATCATCTTCGCCATGCTCTTCTTGCCGAAGTGCTCGTCGCCCACGGCCAGAATCTCATCGACGATGAGGATGTCGGGGTCCACGTGGGTGGCCACCGAGAAGGCCAGCCGCATGTACATGCCGCTGGAGTAGGTGCGCACCGGCTCGTCGACGAAGTCGCCCAGCTCGCTGAAGGCGACGATCTCGTCCATCCTCGCGCGCACCTCCGCCCGGGACATGCCCAGGATGATGCCGTTGATGAGGATGTTCTCCCGGCCCGAGAAGTCCGGGTGGAAGCCCGCCCCGAGATCCAACAGCGCGGAGATCCGCCCGTTGATGTCGATGCTCCCCGAGGTGGGCGAGTAGATGCCCGTCATGAGCTTGAGCAGGGTGCTCTTCCCGGAGCCATTGCGGCCCAGGATGCCCACCGTCTTGCCCCGGGGAATCGTCAAATCGATGCCGCGCAGCGCCTCGATGAAGGTCTTCTCGCCCCGGTCCTTGCGGCCCATCATCCAGCGCACCAGCTCCGACTTGATCGTCGTGTACTCACGCCGGACGGTGCTCTTGCGGAAGCTCTTGACGACATTGCGGATGACGATGGCATCCCTGTTGTGTGTCTGGCTCAAACGACCTCCGCGAACTCCTCACGCCGCCGTTCGAAGATGCTGGAGGCCACCGCCAGCAGCACGAGCGCGATCCCCAACCACAGCAGCAGCGGCCCCAAGTCGGGCATCCGGTGCTCGTAAAAGATGGCCTGGTAGGACGTGACCATCACCGCCATGGGGTTGGCGAGAATGACCAGGGCCCGGAACCGGTCCGGCACCGTCTGCGCCTGGTAGAAGATGGGCGTGACGAAGAACCACATGGTCAGCAGGTTGACGACGATCTGCTGCAGGTCCCGGAACGTCACGTTGATGGCGGAGATGAGGTAGGCCAGCCCCATCGTCACGCACAGCTGGATGAGCACCACGGCCGGAAAGAACAGCAGGTGCCAGGAGGGCCACCGCCCCAGGAAGAGCCCGAAGACGATGAGCAGCGGCACCGACAGCATGAAGTTGCACAGGTTGGTGACCACCACGGTGGCCGGCAGCACCTGGGCCGGAAAGCGCACCTTGGTGAGCAAGTCCCGGCGGTCGCTGATGGCGCTGGCCCCCGCGCCGATGGAGCTGGAGAACCAGATCCACGGCAGCAGCCCGACGAACATGAAGTACGGGTAGTGCTCGATGTTCTGGCGCATGTAGACCGAGAACAGGAGCGTGTAGACGGCCATCTGCAGCATCGGGTTGAGGAACGTCCACAAGAACCCGAGCACCGAGCCGCGGTACCGCGCTTTCAGCTCGCGCTGGGTCAGGCTGAGCAGCAGGCCCCGGTATTGGTAGAGTTCTCGGAGGTTACGCAACATGCGGCAGTATCCCTACACCAGAAGGCCGGCTGGCCATAAGCGTCGCAGCGCCACCAGGACAGGCAAGCTCCGCCGAGCCTCCAACCCCTTCCCGCTCCTCAACCTGCCAAGCCTGAGGGAACAACGCTCCGGGGGCCAGACCCCACCCGAAGGCGCGCGCACCCTAGGGGAAAGCCCTGGGAGCGTCAACACGCTCCCAGCCCGCCTCCAGCGCCGAAAGCCCTCCAGGGTCCGCGCCCGCCTTCACGCAGCGTGAGGCCCAGCGCCTGCCTTAAGGGGGCGTCATCGTTGGATTTTTCCGTTGCACTTCCAAGCGATGGACAGGTCCCCGTTCTTCGGTGGATCCTCGGTTGTCAGGTCCGGGCCTTCGCGCGCCGGGCTCTTCTTCATCCAGGTGACGGGACGCCGTGAAAGAACACGTACACTCCCCGGCAAGCGGCGGGGCCCGCCTCGTGTGGAAGGAGGCGAGAACGTTTGCGGACATCCTCCGCCGCCGCGCGGCAGACCAGGGCTCGGCCCCCGCGTTCACCTTCCTGGGCGCGCAGCCCTCCGAGGACGTCACCCTCACGTACGCCGAGCTGGACACGCGCGCCCGGGCCATCGCCGCGGAGCTGAACGGGCGGGGGCTCGCGGGCCAGCGCGTCCTGGTCTCCCTGCCCCCGGGCCCCACCTCCGTCGCCAGCTTCTTTGGCTGCCTGTACGCGGGCGCGATCGCCGTGCCCGTGCCCTCCCCGCTGTTCGGCTCGCCCCAGCAGGGGCCTGGGCAGATGGCCACCCTGGCCATGGACTCCGGGGCCGCGGCGGCGCTCGTCGCCGGCCAGCGGCCCGCGGAGGGCCAGCGGCTGACCATCGAGGGGCTCGCGGGCCACATCGATCTCATCGCCGCCGAGGCCATCTCCGGGCCGCCCCCCGCCGACTGGCATCCGCCCGTGGTGGACACGCGCGCCATCGCGTTTCTCCAGTACACGGCCGGCACCCTGGGCGCCCCCAAGGGGGTGCGCGTCACCCACGCCAACCTCCTGGACAACTGCGAGGCGCTGCGGCGATCGCTGGGCCACACCTTCACCGATAAAATCCTCCTCTGGCTGCCCAGCCACCAGGGCCTGGGGCTGCTGGAGGGCGTGCTCCAGCCCCTGTACGCCGGCGTGCACTGCGTGCTCATGCCGGCGCAGTCCTTCTTCCAGCGGCCGGGGCGCTGGCTGGAGGCCATCTCCGCCCACGGCGCGACGGTCAGCGGCGCGCCGAACTTCGCCTATGAGCTGTGCGTGCGCTCGGTGAGCGAGGCGGAGCGGGCCAAGCTGGACCTGAGCCGCTGGCGCGTCGCCTTCTCCAGCATGGAGCAGGTGCGCGCCGAGACGCTGGAGCGCTTCGCGGAGCACTTCGGCCCGTGCGGCTTCCAGGCCAAGGCCTTCCGCCCCCTGTACGGGCTGGCCGAGTCCACGTTCCTCATCTCCAGCTCCAAGTCCGACGCAGGCGCCACCGTGCGCGGGGTGGCCGTGGACGCGCTGGCCCAGCAGCGCATCACCGAACGGCCGGGCGCGGCCACGAAGCTGGTGAGCAGTGGGTCCGCGGCGAGCGTCCAGGTGCTCATCGTGGACCCGATCACCCGCGCGGTGCGCGGCGAGCAGGAGATTGGGGAGATCTGGGTGTCCGGCCTGAGCGTGGCCGATGGCTACTGGGGCCGGGTGGGCACCACGGAAGAGGTGTTCCGCGGGCGGCTCGCGGGCACGGCCTCCGCGGGCCGCGCCTTCCTGCGCACGGGAGACCTTGGCGCGAGCGTGGGTGGAGACCTGTATGTCACCGGGCGGCTCCGGGACGTCATCATCTGGCAGGGCCAGGAGCTGCGGCTGCAGGATCTCGAGTTCGACGTGGAGTCGAGCCATCCCGCCCTGGTGCCCGGCAGCTGTGTGGCGGCGGCCTCCAAGCAGGGACGCAACGAGGAGCTCACGCTGATCGCCGAGGTGCTCCCCTCCGAGCCGGAGCCGGTGGGCGCGGACGCCCGCAAGCGGCAGCAGGACATCATCGAGGCCATCCACCGCCGCGTGAACCTGCGCCACGGGGTGACGCCCCGGGACGTCGTGCTCGTGCGGGCCTACTCCCTGCCCCGCTCCTCCACGGGCCGGGTCTCCCGCTCCGCCACGCGGGCCCTGCATCAGGCCTCCGGCCTCAAATCATTGACCCAACCCCAGGACGAGGATCGCCCTGCCCCTGCCCAGGCCGAGCCCACCCTCTCCCCGGGGCGCGAATCCGCCTGGAAGGGGCCGCTGGACCGGCTCCCCCTGACGCCCGCGCTCTACGCGGTCCATGATCCAGCACGCGGGCTCCAGGGCCGGACCGGGGCCTGCCGGGTGTTCGAGCTGCCCGTGGGCACCGAGGCCTTCCATGCGGAGGAGGCGCTCCACGCGGTGTGGGCCGCCCACGAGCCGCTGCGCCTGCGCTATGCGCGGCTGGGAGCCGAGGGCCCGTCCGGCTGGGCCGCGCTCATCGCGCCCGAGAAGGAGCCCGTTCCCCTGACGCGGATCGATCTCGCGTCTCGCACGGACGTGGAGTGCTGGCCCACCGTCGAGGCCATGGCCCGGAAGCTGGGCGCGGAGGTGGGCCGGTGCTCGGGAGCGCTGGCCACGTTCGTCTTCTGCGCCCGGGGCGACAAGGCAGCCCCATGGCTCATGGCGATCTGCCACCCGTCGCTGATGGATGAGTCCTCGTGGCGGATCCTCGCCTCGGACCTGGCGGATGCGTGTGAGCAGGCACGGCTGCGAGGGCGCGTGAGGCTGGCGCCCCAGAGCGGCTCCCTGATGGGGTGGGCGCAGCAGCTCGCCACGGAGGTCCGGCTGCCCCGGACCGTCCAGGAGGCCCGCACGCACTGGCTCAAGGCCTCCCCCGCCTCCGAGGCGGCTTCCCCCTCGCCCGGTACATCGGGCGCCCCCGCGCCCAGCGCGCAGGCCACCGCGGACGCGGCCTCGCTCCAGCGGGCCGCCACCCTGCTTGATGTCTCCCGGGAGGCGTTGCTGCTGACGGCGTGCTCGCTTGCCTTCGCGGCGCACACCCAGCGCGCCTCGGTGCGGGTCAGCCTGGAGCAGAGCGCGCGGGGCACCAGCCTCTACCGGGTGGACACCTCGCGCATGCTGGGCAACCTCCACTATGCGTTCCCCACGCTCGTGGCCGTGGAGCCGGGCGCGGTCCCGGAGAAGCTGGCGCGGCGGCTCCACCTCCAGCTCCTGGAAGCGCCGCTGGAGGGCCTCGCCTACGAGGGCCTGCGGACCTACGGCGAGGATCGCTCGCTCGCCGACGCGCTCACCGCCTTGCCCGTGCCTGACTTCGGCCTGCACCTGGTGGATGAGGGCGCCCCCTCCAGCCGTGGCACCCTGCACACCCTGGCCCTGTTCGATGATGGGCCCTGGCCGGGCACGGGGGCCATCCCCCTGCGCGTGGAGGCCCGGCTGTCCGCGGAACAGGCCCAGTTGCTCTGGCACGGCCGCACGGCCGACGGCGAGCTGCTGAGCACGCTGGCGAAGCTCACCGAGCAGGTGCTGCGCGGGCTCTGCACCCAGGTGGAGAATCTCAAGGCCACGCCCCCGGCGGGACTCGGCGCGGCCCGGGCCGGTCCTCCCCAGACGCGCTCCCACTGAGCCGCTCCTGCCGGGGCGCTCAGCGCACCTGGCAACGGCGGGCCCGGAGGAGCGCTGCCAGCAGCAGTCCCCCCCAGGCAGCGCCCAAGGGCCCCGTGGCCGCGGCACACCCTCCGGCTTTGCGCTCGTCGGCCGGTGAATCCTCGGGGGGCCCGTCTTCGCCCGGCGTCTCCTCCGGAGGGACACCCGGCGTGGGCCCTCCCGGGTCTGGAGGCACGGCCATGGCCTTCACGGTATGGCGGGCCACCGTGAACTCGTTGTCGCGCTGGGTACTCCGGAGCGACACCTGGCCCAAATCCACCATGGAGGGAGCCCCGGCGCGGAAGGCGTAGTTCTCCGCCAGGAGCACTTCCGGGAGGCCAGGAGGGGTGAGCCACACGCTGTAGCGCTGGGCGGGCAGGTCCACCACCATGCGCACGTGGTACGTCTGGTGAGCGGTATAGGGCACCGGGTTCGCCGCCGCGTAGGCCGCCCCATTCCGCGCGTCGAACACCCCACTGGGGTTGAGGCGCACGCTGATGGGCAGATCCTCATAAGAGGACACCTGGGCCGCGCTGCCCACGTAGCCCATCACGCCATCAACGGCCGGGCCATGGGGCGTGACGTCGAACTCCACCGTGAGCACGCCGGTGTTCCCCGTTCCCAGGGAGTACAGGCTCCCGGCGAACGCACGCTTCGAGTGCCAGCCCGCCTCGCCGCCCGGAGGAGGCTGCTGCTGCCGGTACCGCATCAGCGCTTCGAGGAAGTAGTAGTCCCCGTAGACGAGCCCCACGTCCACCTCGTGCCCCGCGGGCAGATGCCCCACGCCGTGCAGCAGGATGCCCGCATTGCGTGTCCCAGCGGCCAGGTACGCCGGCGAAGTGAGGCTCTCCAGCATGCGGACGGCGGCGGACTGATAGCGCGCGCGCTGGACCGGGTCCTCCACGAAGCGGTGGAGTTCCAGCAGCGCGGAGGCCGCCGCCGCGGCCGCCGACGAGTCCTTGCGTTGCTCCGGCGCATCGAAGTCCCAGTTGGGCACGAAGTCCCCGGGCAGCCGGTTCAGGTAGGCATCGGTCACCTTCCGCGCGGCCTCCAGCATGCGCGGATCCTGGGTGTACCGATAGGCCAGGGTGAAGCCGTACATGGCCCACGCCTGACCCCGCGTCCAGGTGGAGCCGTCCGCATACCCCTGGTACGTCTCCTTCGAGAGGATGGCGCCCGACACCGGATCATAATCCACGACGTGGAAGGTGCTCCCATCCGGGCGGACGAGATCCTCCCACGTGCGCAGCGCATGGTGGAGCGCCATGTCCTTCCACTCGGGCGGCCCACCGTTCTCCGCGGCCCAGAAGAGCAGCTCCAGGTTCACCATCGTGTCGATGACGGTGGGCAGGTGCCAGTCCGGGTTCCAGTCACAGGTGTTGATGACCCCCACCTTCGCGTCATAGCGAGCCGCCAGCGAGCGTGCGGCCTCCAGCAGGATGTCCCGGTAGTACGGCTCTCCTGTCAGCCGGTACGCGTGGCCATAGCTGGGGATGAACTTGAAGCCCAGGTCATGCGTCTGGGTGTTCCCCTTCTGCACTTCCAGGGCCCGCGTCCAATCCCCGGCGAGCGTCTTCCACGAGGCCTCGCCGGTCAGCTCGTACAGAATCCAGAGTTCCCCGGGGAAGAAGCCCTGAGTCCAGCCGGTCATGTCCGTGGCAGGTGTCGTCTGGAGGGTCCCATCCGGCGGGGTGCTCTTCGGGTACTGGCCCACTGGGAGCTGCGCCCCCATCCGCGCCAGCTGCTGCTGGGAGAACTGGAGGGCACGCGCCACATCCGCATCCTCCAGCGCCAGGGCAGAGCCCGCCACGAGCAGGCCGAGGAGCAAGCCCACGCCTCGCATCTGAATCCTGCCCCCCATGTCCACCTCCTGGCGCACCTCCCGGACGAGGGAGGGCCATTGATGGGAAATAAGCATCCTCCCCTCCCGGATCAGCGGCAGCGTTCAGGAGTGAATGCTTCTCTGTAGACTGGCCCCTTCCGAGGTGCACCCATGAACCGTTGTTTGCTCGCTGTGTTCCTTCTTCTCCTCTCGGTCCCCCTCCCCGGCCACGCGCAGGAGAAGAAGGAGGTCGACCTGCAGATCTGGTACGGGTACAGGGCTGCCGAGCGGACTGCCCTGGAGCAGGCCGTGGCCGCCTACAACAAGGCCCGGGCAGGCACGGGCGTGAAGGCCACCCTGCGCAACATTCCGTCGGATGCCTTCACGGACAAGATCAGCGCCGCCGTGCCCCGGGGGGTGGGACCCGATGTCTTCATCTTTCCCCAGGACCGGCTGGGCGGCTGGGTCGAGAGCGGCAACATCCTCGAGCCCCTCGACTTCTTCCTGGACGAGCCCCTCCGCAAGCGCTTCCTCCCCGCCACCCTGGAGGCCATGACGTACCGGGGCTCCGTCTACGCCCTGCCCCTGAACTTCAAGGTCCTCACGCTCATCTACAACAAGAAGCTCCTGCCCAAGCCCCCGCGGACCACGAAGGAGCTGGTGGAGACCTGCGCCAAGCTGCCCGGGAAGAAGGAGGACAGCACGTGCCTCGTCTACCCGTACACGGACTTCTACTACCACGGGGCCTTGATGAACGCCTTCGGGGGACGGGTGTTCGACCCCGGCCCGAAGCCCCGGCTGGATGCGCCCGAGAACGTGAAGGCGCTGGAGCTGCTGATGCGCTGGGTGGACAAGGACAAGCTCCTTCCGCCCGAGCCCTCCACGGCGCTGACCACCTCGCTGTTCAACACGGGCAAGGCGGCGATGGTGTTCTCCGGCCCGTGGTTCCTCGGCGAGGTGTCCCCGAACATCGACTACGGCCTGGCGCTGCTGCCCACCGTGGATGAGGCCGGGGGCAAGCCGATGCGCCCGTGGATGACGGTGGAGGGCGTCGCCGTGGCCGCGCCGTCGAAGCACAAGGAACAGGCGTTCGACTTCGTGAACTTCCTCACGGGCCCCGAGGGCGAGCGGATCATGGCGGTGGTGGGCCGCCAGAACCCCGCGCTGCAGCAGTCCTACGACGAGCCCGCGATCGCGCAGGATCCCCTCCTGAAGGCGTTCCGCGCCCAGGCGGAGTTCGCCGTGCCGCTGCCCAACCTGGCGGAGATGACGATGGTCTGGTCCCCGATGACCAGCGCCATGAACGCCATCGCACGCAAGGCCGCTTCGCCCAAGGCGGCCCTGCAAGAGGCCCAGAAGTCAGTCCAGCGGGACGTGGAGGGCCTGCGCGGCAAGCGGTCCCCCACCCCGTAGTGCCATGCGGACCCGGCGGGGATCCACGCAAGGGTTCCCCTGGAGATGGGATCAGCCGTCATGGCGTTGTCCCCGTAAACCTGTGACGTGATTCATAGGCGATGGGCGCTCAACCGCAGAGCATGGAGTCACAGCGGGGAAAACCTAGAGAGGCGTGGCCACTTCTTGAGGGAAGAGCAGCCATGGCACACTTCCCCCATCCACTGACTGGCCTGCTGGAGAGCAGGTATCACGACGGAGAGCCCATGGTGCGCAGGGGGGGGTACGCGCTTCATCAAACCATTCATGAGAGTGAGCGCTCGCTCATCATCCGGGCGACCCGGCTCAAGGACGAATGCCCGGTCCTGCTCAAGTTCCCTGTCAGCGACTACCTCGATCGGCGCCGCATCCTGGAACTCCGGCGTGAGTACGCCATCTCCCGCCGCGTCGAGGGGGATGGGATCGTCCGGGTGCTCGGACTTGAGGAGTTTCCCGACCGGCCGGGGCTCGTCCTGGAGGACTTCGGCGGCGCTTCTTTGAGCCAGGTGCTGAAG
This genomic interval from Stigmatella aurantiaca contains the following:
- a CDS encoding ABC transporter ATP-binding protein translates to MSQTHNRDAIVIRNVVKSFRKSTVRREYTTIKSELVRWMMGRKDRGEKTFIEALRGIDLTIPRGKTVGILGRNGSGKSTLLKLMTGIYSPTSGSIDINGRISALLDLGAGFHPDFSGRENILINGIILGMSRAEVRARMDEIVAFSELGDFVDEPVRTYSSGMYMRLAFSVATHVDPDILIVDEILAVGDEHFGKKSMAKMMEFKKAGKTIVLVTHDLLTIEKWCDTAAWLDAGRIRRFGSPEEVVQDYRRAVALAEEQFQVMVPAAIAADGGALPSLDAPAEPASNASAMLKISGVRLTRRDGVETSRVDTEEGLSLHLDFTAFQSVEDADFVVALRRTDGMLVYQTSTAAEALPLPRPLAKQGSLVLLIERVGLTAGDYLFDVSVRSASGESHDMHRGVCPFTVTSAIADEGIARPAHCWRVEGEGTAKLELLPRWVGS
- a CDS encoding glycosyltransferase family A protein, with the protein product MVNTLGKALEDMKVVEPLRAFVRGRVTPESRVALFGGEGGLSRELASVGCAVWAGGASELEALQRFAPTHVVLTGNSLQEGLEYLASAILAVFPKVEVLLGFANAGAANALLATLLEGAPGRTGPSEVGFRRSLSTCGLRVVHREAHSVGAHMGTLAPGTEKALHRLLSELEPGAGDDIVLYALRRAPVAAVAPAREPGLLSVVLWCGPGQRPLLDEAVFSLTCQRYRPFELLLVEPEGTEGDAAVQILERYRRIEDFRFQHVQGPPGELMDRAIQQARGQYLAFFEASGLVYPGHFEQLVQALRDSEAAWAVSRAFRRVSRAVPGQEDYTETKVPFPLGDHLELDQLRQHPWLLHALLIDRSRIANFSLHVPDPQPGPPATLPWRLMALFEPVFLNGLATCEQRVPDAAPVAVDPEVGTLWSLRSLDALEQMVSRARSAGQSAKDLRHRALDALDARLRAGAPWLHGALRRTASRLLK
- a CDS encoding sugar ABC transporter substrate-binding protein, encoding MNRCLLAVFLLLLSVPLPGHAQEKKEVDLQIWYGYRAAERTALEQAVAAYNKARAGTGVKATLRNIPSDAFTDKISAAVPRGVGPDVFIFPQDRLGGWVESGNILEPLDFFLDEPLRKRFLPATLEAMTYRGSVYALPLNFKVLTLIYNKKLLPKPPRTTKELVETCAKLPGKKEDSTCLVYPYTDFYYHGALMNAFGGRVFDPGPKPRLDAPENVKALELLMRWVDKDKLLPPEPSTALTTSLFNTGKAAMVFSGPWFLGEVSPNIDYGLALLPTVDEAGGKPMRPWMTVEGVAVAAPSKHKEQAFDFVNFLTGPEGERIMAVVGRQNPALQQSYDEPAIAQDPLLKAFRAQAEFAVPLPNLAEMTMVWSPMTSAMNAIARKAASPKAALQEAQKSVQRDVEGLRGKRSPTP
- a CDS encoding ABC transporter permease encodes the protein MLRNLRELYQYRGLLLSLTQRELKARYRGSVLGFLWTFLNPMLQMAVYTLLFSVYMRQNIEHYPYFMFVGLLPWIWFSSSIGAGASAISDRRDLLTKVRFPAQVLPATVVVTNLCNFMLSVPLLIVFGLFLGRWPSWHLLFFPAVVLIQLCVTMGLAYLISAINVTFRDLQQIVVNLLTMWFFVTPIFYQAQTVPDRFRALVILANPMAVMVTSYQAIFYEHRMPDLGPLLLWLGIALVLLAVASSIFERRREEFAEVV
- a CDS encoding glycoside hydrolase family 88 protein is translated as MLISHQWPSLVREVRQEVDMGGRIQMRGVGLLLGLLVAGSALALEDADVARALQFSQQQLARMGAQLPVGQYPKSTPPDGTLQTTPATDMTGWTQGFFPGELWILYELTGEASWKTLAGDWTRALEVQKGNTQTHDLGFKFIPSYGHAYRLTGEPYYRDILLEAARSLAARYDAKVGVINTCDWNPDWHLPTVIDTMVNLELLFWAAENGGPPEWKDMALHHALRTWEDLVRPDGSTFHVVDYDPVSGAILSKETYQGYADGSTWTRGQAWAMYGFTLAYRYTQDPRMLEAARKVTDAYLNRLPGDFVPNWDFDAPEQRKDSSAAAAAASALLELHRFVEDPVQRARYQSAAVRMLESLTSPAYLAAGTRNAGILLHGVGHLPAGHEVDVGLVYGDYYFLEALMRYRQQQPPPGGEAGWHSKRAFAGSLYSLGTGNTGVLTVEFDVTPHGPAVDGVMGYVGSAAQVSSYEDLPISVRLNPSGVFDARNGAAYAAANPVPYTAHQTYHVRMVVDLPAQRYSVWLTPPGLPEVLLAENYAFRAGAPSMVDLGQVSLRSTQRDNEFTVARHTVKAMAVPPDPGGPTPGVPPEETPGEDGPPEDSPADERKAGGCAAATGPLGAAWGGLLLAALLRARRCQVR
- a CDS encoding AMP-binding protein, with protein sequence MKEHVHSPASGGARLVWKEARTFADILRRRAADQGSAPAFTFLGAQPSEDVTLTYAELDTRARAIAAELNGRGLAGQRVLVSLPPGPTSVASFFGCLYAGAIAVPVPSPLFGSPQQGPGQMATLAMDSGAAAALVAGQRPAEGQRLTIEGLAGHIDLIAAEAISGPPPADWHPPVVDTRAIAFLQYTAGTLGAPKGVRVTHANLLDNCEALRRSLGHTFTDKILLWLPSHQGLGLLEGVLQPLYAGVHCVLMPAQSFFQRPGRWLEAISAHGATVSGAPNFAYELCVRSVSEAERAKLDLSRWRVAFSSMEQVRAETLERFAEHFGPCGFQAKAFRPLYGLAESTFLISSSKSDAGATVRGVAVDALAQQRITERPGAATKLVSSGSAASVQVLIVDPITRAVRGEQEIGEIWVSGLSVADGYWGRVGTTEEVFRGRLAGTASAGRAFLRTGDLGASVGGDLYVTGRLRDVIIWQGQELRLQDLEFDVESSHPALVPGSCVAAASKQGRNEELTLIAEVLPSEPEPVGADARKRQQDIIEAIHRRVNLRHGVTPRDVVLVRAYSLPRSSTGRVSRSATRALHQASGLKSLTQPQDEDRPAPAQAEPTLSPGRESAWKGPLDRLPLTPALYAVHDPARGLQGRTGACRVFELPVGTEAFHAEEALHAVWAAHEPLRLRYARLGAEGPSGWAALIAPEKEPVPLTRIDLASRTDVECWPTVEAMARKLGAEVGRCSGALATFVFCARGDKAAPWLMAICHPSLMDESSWRILASDLADACEQARLRGRVRLAPQSGSLMGWAQQLATEVRLPRTVQEARTHWLKASPASEAASPSPGTSGAPAPSAQATADAASLQRAATLLDVSREALLLTACSLAFAAHTQRASVRVSLEQSARGTSLYRVDTSRMLGNLHYAFPTLVAVEPGAVPEKLARRLHLQLLEAPLEGLAYEGLRTYGEDRSLADALTALPVPDFGLHLVDEGAPSSRGTLHTLALFDDGPWPGTGAIPLRVEARLSAEQAQLLWHGRTADGELLSTLAKLTEQVLRGLCTQVENLKATPPAGLGAARAGPPQTRSH
- a CDS encoding glycosyltransferase family 2 protein, yielding MGRLVTAGGPWQGAPLWVGVVLYQNSPRELERLCAALRLNRETPGAPAFQTVWWDNSPTEALRAELARLVPEDTYRFAGENLGFGAAHNRLMREAFASPATRAYVCLNPDGVPHPRCLVELVAEAERPGRTGLVEARLFPDEHPKPYVPLTHETPWCSGCMVLVTAALYREVGGFDERFFMYCEDVDLSWRARAAGFSIRVAPRALIHHYTVDRPLTPARERSVRRSAALLGAKYGDEAFLQARLAEYRALGGEPFAVPPVSRPGEALARIADFRHLYAFAESRW